DNA sequence from the Sulfurimonas sp. HSL3-1 genome:
CGGGATACCGAACTTGTTGCGTTTGAAATCGATGATACGGTAGAGCTTCTTCGCGCCGCCTTGCTTGTGGCGGGACGTGATGCGTCCGTTGTTGTTACGACCAGCGTGTGCCGGCAGCTTGACCAGCAGAGAGCGGACAGAGGCCTTTGCTGTGATGTCACCGGAGTCGATGTTTGTATAGAAACGGCGACTCGGGGTAATTGGTCTGTATGTTTTAATTGCCATGATTACACCGCCATCGATTCGATTGCCGCGCCCTCAGGCAGCTTGACATAAAACTTTTTATAGTCGTTCTGCTTGCCCATGACACCGCGGAAGCGTTTTGTCTTACCGCTTTGGTTCAGTGAGTTGATACGTGTCGGGATGACACCGAAGTACTCGCGGAACACCTCTTTGAGACCGGTTTTGGTCATGCGCGGGGATGTCTGAACAACGACAACACCCTCTTCCTGCAGACCAAGCGTTTTCTCAGTGTAAACGATTGATTTAATATCTGTAATATCAGCCATCTTAGCTCTCTTTTGTCAGATTTTCCCATACCGCTTTTTCGATAACGACTGCGCGGTATGCTGATGCCAGGAATGCATTCAGTTCATTCTCTTCAACCAGGTAAGTTGACTGGATGTTACGGAAGGCCAGGAACGTGTTCTCATCAACGATGGACTTGACGAGCAGTGCGTCACGAACGCCCAGCTTGTCAAACATCGCCTTGGCATCTTTCGTTTTGCCTGATGCGATCTCG
Encoded proteins:
- a CDS encoding 50S ribosomal protein L23, which gives rise to MADITDIKSIVYTEKTLGLQEEGVVVVQTSPRMTKTGLKEVFREYFGVIPTRINSLNQSGKTKRFRGVMGKQNDYKKFYVKLPEGAAIESMAV